One stretch of Scyliorhinus canicula chromosome 7, sScyCan1.1, whole genome shotgun sequence DNA includes these proteins:
- the LOC119969358 gene encoding cytochrome c oxidase subunit 4 isoform 1, mitochondrial-like, protein MLGFSVFRGTNLLRARGLLSTVGVRAVHGHEVAKGEDLSVPMYCDRKDSPLPDISYVQKLNTEQEALKEKEKGSWKNLTDEEKIALYRIAFHQSYADMCKSNNEWKTVMGGAFIFIGFTGLIVWWQSAHVYPPKPHTFNEEWKEKQAKRMLDMQMNPIEGFASKWDYEKNEWKK, encoded by the exons ATGTTGGGGTTCTCTGTGTTTCGAGGCACTAATCTCTTGAGAGCTCGGGGTCTTTTATCCACCGTTGGTGTTCGAGCGGTACATGGACATG AGGTTGCTAAAGGTGAGGACCTGTCAGTGCCAATGTACTGTGATCGGAAGGATTCACCTCTCCCTGACATATCCTATGTGCAGAAACTGAATACCGAACAGGAAGCCCTGAAGGAAAAGGAGAAAGGATCTTGGAAGAACCTGACCGACGAAGAGAAGATTGCAT TGTATCGCATCGCTTTTCATCAGAGCTACGCAGACATGTGCAAATCGAACAATGAGTGGAAGACGGTGATGGGTGGAGCCTTCATCTTTATTGGATTCACTGGCCTGATTGTGTGGTGGCAGTCAGCTCACG TGTATCCTCCCAAGCCACATACCTTTAACGAAGAGTGGAAGGAAAAGCAGGCCAAAAGAATGCTGGATATGCAAATGAACCCTATAGAAGGATTTGCCTCCAAGTGGGACTATGAGAAGAAtgaatggaaaaagtga